A window of the Microvirga terrae genome harbors these coding sequences:
- the murD gene encoding UDP-N-acetylmuramoyl-L-alanine--D-glutamate ligase, with the protein MIPVTTFAGKTVALFGLGGSGLATALALKEGGAHVIACDDNPARMAEAGARGIETDDLRKVDWSRISSFILSPGVPLTHPEPHWSARLARDAGVEIIGDIELFCRERAATAPNALFVAITGTNGKSTTTALIAHILREAGRDVQMGGNIGTAILSLDPPSDERIHVIECSSFQIDLAPSLAPTIGVHLNLSPDHIDRHGTIELYAAIKERLVTKAGLAVVGVDDAMSRAIAEACEAKGINVARVSIEPLDGKGVFADGETLVGVTATDAAPIASLSGIGSLRGAHNAQNAAAAVAVALALNVSPETIRAGLHTFPGLSHRMEEVGRLDEVLFINDSKATNADSTEKALKSFGDIFWILGGKAKEGGIEPLTSYFPKIRKAYLIGAAADEFARTLGSDVPHVHSGTLETAVMQAAADAQALGAPAVVLLSPACASYDQFPNYEVRGNHFRDLVRALPGLEAKGA; encoded by the coding sequence ATGATCCCCGTCACCACCTTCGCAGGCAAAACGGTCGCGCTCTTCGGCCTCGGCGGCTCGGGGCTGGCGACGGCGCTGGCCCTGAAGGAGGGCGGCGCGCACGTGATCGCCTGCGACGACAATCCGGCCAGGATGGCGGAAGCCGGCGCGAGGGGCATCGAGACGGATGACCTGCGCAAGGTCGACTGGTCGCGCATCTCGTCCTTCATCCTCTCGCCGGGCGTGCCGCTGACGCATCCCGAACCGCACTGGTCGGCGCGGCTCGCGCGCGATGCGGGCGTCGAGATCATCGGCGACATCGAGCTGTTCTGCCGCGAGCGGGCAGCCACCGCGCCGAACGCGCTGTTTGTCGCCATCACGGGCACTAACGGCAAATCGACCACGACGGCGCTCATCGCCCACATCCTGCGCGAGGCGGGCCGCGACGTGCAGATGGGCGGCAATATCGGCACGGCCATCCTCTCCCTCGATCCGCCGTCCGACGAGCGGATCCACGTGATCGAGTGCTCGTCGTTCCAGATCGATCTCGCGCCCTCGCTCGCGCCTACCATCGGGGTTCATCTCAACCTCTCGCCCGATCACATCGACCGACACGGGACGATTGAGCTCTATGCGGCGATCAAGGAGCGGCTGGTGACGAAAGCCGGCCTCGCCGTCGTCGGCGTCGACGATGCGATGAGCCGGGCGATCGCCGAGGCCTGCGAGGCGAAGGGCATCAACGTCGCTCGCGTCTCGATCGAGCCGCTGGACGGCAAGGGCGTCTTCGCCGATGGAGAGACGCTCGTCGGAGTGACGGCGACGGACGCTGCGCCGATCGCGAGCCTCTCCGGAATTGGCTCCCTGCGCGGCGCCCACAATGCGCAGAACGCCGCGGCGGCCGTCGCCGTCGCCCTGGCGTTGAACGTTTCGCCGGAGACGATCCGCGCGGGCCTCCACACCTTCCCGGGCCTGTCGCACCGCATGGAAGAGGTGGGCCGCCTCGACGAGGTGCTGTTCATCAACGATTCGAAGGCCACCAACGCGGATTCCACCGAGAAGGCGCTCAAGTCCTTCGGGGATATTTTCTGGATCCTCGGCGGCAAGGCGAAGGAAGGCGGCATCGAGCCGCTCACGTCCTATTTCCCGAAGATCCGCAAGGCCTATCTCATCGGGGCCGCGGCGGATGAATTTGCCAGGACACTCGGTTCAGACGTGCCACATGTCCACAGCGGCACGCTCGAGACCGCCGTGATGCAGGCGGCGGCAGATGCGCAGGCCCTGGGGGCTCCCGCGGTGGTCCTGCTGTCGCCGGCCTGCGCGTCCTACGATCAGTTTCCGAATTACGAAGTGCGCGGAAACCATTTCCGCGATCTGGTCCGGGCCTTGCCCGGCCTTGAAGCCAAGGGGGCTTGA
- a CDS encoding FtsW/RodA/SpoVE family cell cycle protein, with translation MVSRAERSAFGDWWWTVDRLLLAGLAILMLAGLVFLMAGGPPVAERLGLSTFHFVNRQVMFLVPALFIMIPVSFLSLRHIRRLALLVYAVGMALILLAFQYGPEIKGAHRWIMIGPLGLQPSEFVKPAFVVLSAWAFSEGARRKDVPGTLLAFLLLPATIVPLILQPDFGQTMLVTIVWCGLFFIAGLHWFWVMGLGGAGLVGIVAAYEFLPHVRARIERFLDKDSGDTFQVDTAMESFSRGGWLGRGPGEGTVKRILPDAHTDFIFAVTAEEFGIIVCIALLVVFAFIVLRGLTLARRNEDTFCRLAATGLIFMFGLQACINMMVNVHLMPAKGMTLPFISYGGSSLLSLALGMGFLIALTRRRPRAEMLDNFNQDWPRG, from the coding sequence ATGGTGTCACGCGCGGAACGCTCGGCCTTCGGCGATTGGTGGTGGACTGTCGACCGCCTGCTCCTCGCCGGCCTCGCCATCCTCATGCTGGCGGGCCTCGTCTTCCTCATGGCGGGCGGTCCACCCGTGGCGGAGCGCCTCGGGCTTTCCACGTTCCACTTCGTGAACCGGCAGGTGATGTTCCTCGTCCCGGCGCTGTTCATCATGATCCCCGTATCGTTCCTGTCCCTGCGCCACATCCGGCGCTTGGCTCTGCTGGTCTATGCGGTCGGCATGGCGCTGATCCTGCTGGCCTTCCAGTACGGGCCCGAGATCAAGGGCGCCCATCGCTGGATCATGATCGGCCCCCTCGGCCTGCAGCCGTCGGAATTCGTGAAGCCCGCCTTCGTGGTGCTGTCCGCCTGGGCGTTCTCGGAGGGCGCGCGCCGTAAGGACGTGCCTGGCACGCTCCTGGCCTTTCTCCTCCTGCCCGCCACCATCGTGCCGCTGATCCTCCAGCCGGATTTCGGCCAGACCATGCTGGTCACCATCGTTTGGTGCGGGTTGTTCTTCATCGCCGGCCTGCACTGGTTCTGGGTGATGGGGCTCGGCGGCGCCGGTCTCGTGGGCATCGTGGCGGCCTATGAATTCCTGCCGCACGTGCGGGCCCGCATCGAGCGCTTCCTCGACAAGGATTCGGGCGACACGTTTCAGGTCGACACCGCCATGGAATCCTTCTCCCGCGGCGGCTGGCTCGGACGCGGCCCGGGCGAGGGAACCGTCAAGCGCATCCTGCCCGACGCGCATACGGACTTCATCTTCGCCGTCACGGCCGAGGAGTTCGGCATCATCGTGTGCATCGCCCTGCTGGTGGTCTTCGCCTTCATCGTGCTGCGCGGCCTGACGCTCGCCCGCCGCAACGAGGACACGTTCTGCCGCTTGGCGGCCACGGGGCTCATCTTCATGTTCGGCCTGCAAGCCTGCATCAACATGATGGTGAACGTGCATCTCATGCCGGCCAAGGGCATGACGCTGCCCTTCATCTCCTATGGCGGCTCGTCGCTGCTGTCGCTCGCGCTCGGCATGGGCTTCCTCATCGCGCTCACGCGCCGTCGGCCGCGCGCCGAGATGTTGGACAATTTCAATCAGGATTGGCCGCGCGGATGA
- the murG gene encoding undecaprenyldiphospho-muramoylpentapeptide beta-N-acetylglucosaminyltransferase, with protein MTAPLILLTAGGTGGHLFPAEALANALKASGAKVALATDKRANAYAGSFPADEIVEIPSATPSGRSVPQMAKAALLLGRGTIKAASLIRHMKPAVVVGFGGYPTVPPVLAASFLRVPTVIHEANGVMGRANRLLARRAGVIATGFAAIKGIPANVPGKVIHTGNPIRPAVLEAAKHPYASLEPDGKLRLLVVGGSQGARVMSDVVPPAIERLPPDLRARLVVTQQARGEDLERVRAHYRNLGVEFDAEPFFKDLPHRLAQAGLVVSRSGASTVAELAVIGRPSILVPLPGSLDQDQAANAKTLGDLGAAIVCPQSDFTPERLANEIQLIFQEPDRLTKAAAAAHSARITDAAERLAQAVLTLIASNNNGKTS; from the coding sequence ATGACCGCTCCCCTCATCCTCCTGACCGCCGGCGGAACCGGCGGTCATCTTTTCCCGGCCGAAGCGCTCGCCAATGCCCTGAAGGCCTCAGGGGCCAAAGTGGCGCTCGCCACCGACAAGCGCGCCAACGCCTATGCGGGCTCGTTCCCGGCCGACGAGATCGTTGAGATCCCGTCCGCCACGCCCTCCGGCCGTTCGGTGCCGCAGATGGCCAAGGCGGCGCTGCTCCTCGGACGGGGGACGATCAAGGCCGCCTCCCTCATCCGTCACATGAAACCGGCCGTCGTGGTCGGCTTCGGCGGCTATCCCACGGTGCCGCCGGTTCTCGCCGCGTCGTTCCTCAGGGTCCCGACGGTGATCCACGAGGCGAACGGCGTCATGGGACGCGCCAACCGGCTGCTTGCCCGCCGCGCCGGCGTGATCGCCACGGGCTTCGCCGCCATCAAGGGCATTCCGGCGAACGTGCCGGGCAAGGTCATCCATACGGGGAACCCGATCCGTCCCGCGGTGCTGGAGGCGGCGAAACACCCCTATGCGAGCCTGGAGCCCGACGGGAAGCTCCGTCTCCTCGTGGTGGGCGGCAGCCAGGGCGCACGGGTGATGAGCGACGTGGTGCCCCCGGCCATCGAGCGCCTGCCGCCGGATCTGCGGGCGCGCCTCGTGGTCACCCAGCAGGCGCGGGGCGAGGACCTGGAGCGGGTCCGGGCACATTACCGCAATCTGGGTGTGGAATTCGACGCGGAGCCCTTCTTCAAGGACCTGCCCCATCGTCTGGCGCAGGCCGGTCTGGTCGTCTCGCGCTCGGGCGCCTCGACCGTGGCGGAACTCGCCGTGATCGGCCGGCCCTCCATCCTCGTGCCCTTGCCGGGCTCCCTCGATCAGGACCAGGCGGCCAACGCCAAAACCCTCGGAGATCTGGGCGCTGCCATCGTTTGTCCGCAATCCGACTTCACCCCTGAGCGGCTGGCGAACGAAATTCAGCTCATTTTTCAAGAGCCTGACCGCTTGACCAAAGCCGCCGCCGCTGCACATAGCGCCAGAATCACCGATGCGGCGGAGCGTCTTGCTCAGGCCGTTCTCACTCTCATTGCATCGAACAATAACGGAAAAACCTCATGA
- the murC gene encoding UDP-N-acetylmuramate--L-alanine ligase, translating into MKLPPKLGPIHFIGIGGIGMSGIAEVMHNLGYTVQGSDAADNYNVKRLSDKGIKTFIGHKAENVEEAEIVVVSTAIKRDNPELIVAREKRLPVVRRAEMLAELMRFKSCVAVAGTHGKTTTTSLVATLLDAGGLDPTVINGGIINAYGTNARMGDGQWMVVEADESDGTFLKLPADVAIVTNIDAEHLDHFGTFDAIKESFHSFINSIPFYGFAVMCIDHPTVQDLVGRIEDRRIITYGENPQADVRLMDVDSRGGQNRFRVMIRDRRPGFRLELEDLVLPMPGAHNALNATAAIAVAHELGVTPDAIRKALGGFGGVKRRFTRTGDWNGVTVFDDYGHHPIEIAAVLKAARASTDGQVIAVVQPHRYTRLSALFDQFCTCFNDADAVIVAPVYAAGEQPIPGADRDSLVSGLKARGHRNVMALERTEDLASLVKGIAKPGDYVICLGAGNITQWAYALPGELEHLGEKAA; encoded by the coding sequence ATGAAACTGCCGCCGAAGCTGGGTCCCATTCATTTCATCGGTATCGGCGGCATCGGCATGTCGGGCATCGCCGAGGTCATGCACAATCTGGGCTACACGGTGCAGGGCTCGGACGCCGCCGACAACTACAACGTGAAGCGCCTGAGCGATAAGGGCATCAAGACCTTCATCGGCCACAAGGCGGAGAACGTGGAGGAGGCGGAGATCGTCGTGGTGTCGACCGCGATCAAGCGGGACAACCCGGAGCTGATCGTCGCCCGCGAGAAGCGCCTGCCGGTCGTCCGCCGCGCCGAAATGCTCGCCGAGCTCATGCGCTTCAAGTCCTGCGTGGCGGTGGCCGGCACCCATGGCAAGACCACCACCACGTCGCTTGTCGCCACGCTCCTCGATGCGGGCGGGCTCGATCCGACGGTGATCAACGGCGGCATCATCAACGCCTACGGGACCAATGCCCGCATGGGCGACGGCCAGTGGATGGTGGTGGAGGCCGACGAGTCCGACGGCACGTTCCTGAAGCTGCCGGCCGACGTGGCCATCGTGACCAACATCGACGCCGAGCATCTCGACCATTTCGGCACCTTCGACGCGATCAAGGAGTCCTTCCATTCCTTCATCAACTCGATCCCGTTCTACGGCTTCGCCGTGATGTGCATCGATCATCCCACCGTGCAGGACCTCGTGGGGCGCATCGAGGACCGCCGCATCATCACCTATGGCGAGAACCCGCAGGCCGACGTGCGCCTGATGGACGTGGATTCGCGTGGCGGGCAGAACCGCTTCCGCGTCATGATCCGCGACCGGCGTCCGGGCTTCCGTCTCGAGCTCGAGGACCTCGTCCTGCCGATGCCCGGCGCGCACAACGCGCTCAACGCCACGGCGGCGATCGCCGTCGCGCACGAGCTCGGCGTCACGCCGGATGCGATTCGCAAGGCGCTCGGCGGGTTCGGCGGCGTGAAGCGCCGCTTCACCCGCACGGGCGACTGGAACGGCGTCACCGTGTTCGACGATTACGGTCACCATCCCATCGAGATCGCCGCGGTGCTGAAGGCCGCGCGCGCCTCCACGGACGGCCAGGTGATCGCCGTGGTGCAGCCGCACCGCTACACGCGGCTGTCGGCCCTCTTCGATCAGTTCTGCACGTGCTTCAACGATGCGGACGCGGTCATCGTCGCGCCGGTCTATGCGGCGGGCGAGCAGCCGATCCCGGGCGCCGACCGCGACAGCCTCGTGTCGGGCCTCAAGGCCCGCGGCCACCGCAACGTGATGGCGCTGGAGCGAACGGAAGATCTCGCGAGTCTCGTGAAGGGCATCGCGAAGCCGGGCGATTACGTGATCTGCCTCGGGGCCGGCAACATCACCCAATGGGCCTATGCGCTGCCGGGCGAGCTCGAGCACCTGGGCGAGAAGGCGGCGTGA
- the murB gene encoding UDP-N-acetylmuramate dehydrogenase has protein sequence MFADIVPDLKARMPELRGKLETNAPAAPLSWFRTGGPAQVLFTPVDTDDLAYFLRRLDRSVPVLVVGLGSNLLVRDGGWEGVMIRLGKGFAEVSVEAGHRVRAGAGAPDVKVARAAAEAGIAGLSFLRGIPGAVGGALRMNGGAYGGETKDVLVEAKGVTRTGEAVSFTNAQMGFTYRHSSVPDDVIFTEALFEGRPGNPDEILAEMNAITEARSSTQPVNTRTGGSTFKNPPGRKAWELVDAAGCRGLRIGDAQVSEMHCNFLINHGSATAAEIEGLGEEVRRRVRETSGVELEWEIKRVGIAKA, from the coding sequence ATGTTTGCGGACATCGTTCCCGACCTGAAGGCCCGCATGCCGGAGCTGCGCGGCAAGCTGGAGACGAACGCGCCAGCCGCGCCGCTGTCCTGGTTCCGCACGGGCGGCCCGGCTCAGGTGCTGTTCACCCCGGTCGACACGGACGATCTCGCGTATTTCCTGCGCCGGCTCGACCGCAGCGTGCCGGTTCTCGTGGTCGGCCTCGGCTCGAACCTCCTCGTCCGCGACGGCGGCTGGGAGGGCGTCATGATCCGCCTGGGCAAGGGCTTCGCCGAAGTGTCGGTGGAGGCCGGACATCGGGTCCGCGCCGGCGCCGGCGCCCCCGACGTGAAGGTCGCGCGCGCGGCGGCGGAAGCCGGCATCGCGGGCCTGTCCTTCCTGCGCGGCATCCCGGGCGCCGTCGGCGGTGCGCTGCGCATGAACGGCGGCGCCTACGGGGGCGAGACGAAGGACGTGCTCGTCGAGGCGAAGGGCGTCACGCGGACCGGCGAGGCGGTGAGCTTCACCAACGCGCAGATGGGCTTCACCTATCGCCATTCGAGCGTGCCGGACGACGTGATCTTCACCGAGGCGCTGTTCGAGGGCCGCCCGGGCAATCCGGACGAGATCCTGGCCGAGATGAACGCCATCACCGAGGCGCGCTCCTCGACCCAGCCGGTCAACACCCGCACGGGCGGCTCGACCTTCAAGAACCCTCCCGGCCGCAAGGCGTGGGAGCTGGTGGACGCGGCGGGCTGCCGCGGGCTCCGCATCGGCGACGCCCAGGTGTCGGAGATGCACTGCAACTTCCTGATCAATCACGGCTCCGCCACGGCGGCCGAGATCGAGGGGCTGGGCGAAGAGGTGCGCCGTCGCGTCCGCGAAACGTCGGGCGTCGAGCTCGAATGGGAAATCAAGCGGGTCGGCATCGCGAAGGCCTGA
- a CDS encoding D-alanine--D-alanine ligase yields the protein MAKHVAVLYGGWSAEREVSLNSGRACCRALEGQGYKVTPIDVQPDIATVLQAVAPDVVFNALHGRVGEDGTIQGLLEILRIPYTHSGVLASALAMQKDKAKMVMAAAGVSVPKGKVVNRLEAAKSHVLPAPYVVKPISEGSSVGVIIVREDRSHPPQELTRDDWAFGEQVLVESYVAGRELTCAVMGDRALGVIDIQPATGVFYDYDAKYVKGGSIHVLPAEIKPNIYQKVQELALTAHQALGCRGISRADLRYDDTPGGTGELVVLEVNTQPGMTETSLVPELAAHAGYSFGELVQWMVEDATCNR from the coding sequence ATGGCGAAGCACGTTGCCGTCCTCTATGGCGGCTGGTCGGCGGAGCGCGAGGTGAGCCTGAACTCCGGCCGGGCCTGCTGCAGGGCCCTCGAGGGGCAGGGCTACAAGGTCACCCCCATCGACGTGCAGCCCGACATCGCCACCGTTCTCCAGGCCGTTGCGCCTGACGTGGTGTTCAACGCTCTCCATGGGCGCGTGGGCGAGGACGGAACCATCCAAGGTCTGCTCGAAATCTTAAGGATTCCCTATACCCATTCCGGTGTTCTCGCCTCGGCGCTCGCCATGCAGAAGGACAAGGCCAAAATGGTCATGGCGGCCGCCGGCGTGTCGGTGCCCAAGGGGAAAGTCGTTAACCGCCTCGAGGCGGCGAAAAGCCACGTCCTGCCGGCGCCCTACGTGGTCAAACCGATCAGCGAGGGCTCGTCGGTGGGCGTCATCATCGTCCGCGAGGACCGCTCCCATCCGCCCCAGGAGCTGACCCGGGACGATTGGGCCTTCGGCGAGCAAGTCCTTGTGGAATCATATGTTGCGGGCCGGGAACTGACCTGCGCGGTCATGGGCGACAGGGCGCTTGGGGTCATCGACATCCAGCCCGCCACCGGGGTCTTCTACGATTACGATGCGAAATATGTGAAGGGGGGCTCCATTCACGTCCTCCCGGCAGAAATTAAACCGAATATTTACCAAAAGGTCCAAGAGTTGGCGTTAACGGCGCATCAAGCGCTCGGCTGTCGGGGAATCAGCCGCGCCGACTTGCGGTACGACGACACTCCTGGGGGAACCGGGGAACTCGTCGTTCTTGAAGTCAACACGCAACCCGGCATGACCGAGACGAGCTTGGTGCCAGAACTGGCAGCCCACGCGGGCTATTCGTTTGGCGAGCTTGTGCAATGGATGGTGGAGGACGCTACCTGCAACCGATGA
- a CDS encoding cell division protein FtsQ/DivIB, which translates to MDGGGRYLQPMTAYPAGFAVARPASAGRGAGASPVGKPLRITKLFGSSRSVRRRSVGRPLEQRLPRFLGSGLALGFFATVVGFGLWQGGHIDGFIRAYGEPHHALARAVGLGLDQVTISGISQMSETEVLAAAGINAKQSLAFLDVNGLRERLERVPMVKSATVRKLYPNELVITLTEREAHGIWQNNGELFVIAADGTVIDLMQDERYLDLPFVVGEGANSRSKEYLALLEAAGPLKGRIRAGTLVAGRRWTLKMDNGMDVRLPELKAADALARLVKLENEQKILEKDVLAIDLRMADRVVVRLTEEAALARAEALKKKPMRGKGVDT; encoded by the coding sequence ATGGATGGTGGAGGACGCTACCTGCAACCGATGACGGCCTACCCGGCCGGATTCGCCGTTGCGCGCCCTGCCTCCGCGGGGCGGGGGGCAGGGGCCTCCCCGGTTGGGAAGCCCCTGCGGATCACAAAGCTTTTCGGTTCTTCGCGCAGCGTCCGCCGGCGCTCGGTGGGTCGTCCCCTCGAACAGCGCCTTCCGCGCTTTCTCGGAAGCGGCCTGGCGCTCGGATTCTTCGCCACCGTGGTCGGATTCGGGCTCTGGCAGGGCGGTCACATCGACGGCTTCATCCGCGCCTACGGCGAGCCGCATCACGCCCTCGCGCGCGCTGTCGGTCTCGGCCTCGATCAGGTGACGATCTCCGGCATCTCGCAGATGAGTGAGACCGAGGTCCTGGCCGCGGCGGGCATCAATGCCAAGCAGTCGCTGGCCTTTCTCGACGTGAATGGTCTGCGCGAGCGCCTGGAGCGCGTTCCGATGGTCAAGTCGGCCACGGTGCGCAAGCTCTATCCGAACGAACTGGTCATCACGCTCACCGAGCGCGAGGCGCACGGGATCTGGCAGAACAACGGCGAGTTGTTCGTGATCGCGGCGGACGGCACCGTGATCGACCTGATGCAGGACGAGCGCTACCTCGACCTTCCGTTCGTGGTCGGCGAGGGCGCCAACTCCCGCAGCAAGGAATATCTCGCGCTCCTCGAGGCCGCGGGTCCGCTCAAGGGCCGCATCCGTGCGGGCACCCTCGTGGCCGGGCGGCGCTGGACGCTCAAGATGGACAACGGCATGGACGTGCGCCTGCCGGAGCTGAAGGCCGCCGACGCGCTGGCCCGGCTCGTGAAGCTCGAGAACGAGCAGAAGATTCTGGAGAAGGACGTTCTGGCGATCGATCTGCGCATGGCGGATCGCGTCGTCGTCCGGTTGACGGAAGAGGCAGCCCTGGCCCGCGCCGAGGCGCTCAAGAAAAAACCAATGCGCGGCAAGGGGGTCGATACATGA
- the ftsA gene encoding cell division protein FtsA: MSLSGHGLTPRLKPLSARKSAILSVLDVGTSKVVCVVAELKPADEVESLRSRTHVARILGIGHQRSTGLKGGVVVDLEAAESAIRQAVHAAERMAKVEIQSVIVNLTGGRLASEHFEAHIPVRGAVGSGDVHRVLDAASSYDLRRGRTVLHALPTGFSLDQQHHIVDPAGMIGERLGADLHVVTSEAAAARNLMLAVERCHLGVEAVIATPYAAGLSALVDDEADMGCAVVDMGGGTTSVGIFSNGHLVHTDAIAVGGHHVTMDIARGLTTRVSAAERLKTLYGSAITSSADDRDMIAVPQVDEDERDVPNHLPKSHLVRIIKPRVEEVLELVRDRLKGAGFAAQAGRRVVLTGGASQLVGLPETARRILQGQVRVGRPLGIKGLPEAAKGPAFSAVVGLLVYPQVAHIEYFEPRSSGLFQSTGTDGYFSRVGRWIRESF, from the coding sequence ATGAGTCTCTCGGGTCACGGTTTGACGCCACGCTTGAAGCCGCTGTCGGCGCGCAAGAGCGCCATCCTGTCGGTCCTGGACGTGGGCACGAGCAAGGTCGTCTGCGTGGTGGCGGAACTGAAGCCGGCCGACGAGGTCGAATCCCTGCGCAGCCGCACCCACGTGGCGCGCATCCTCGGCATCGGCCATCAACGGTCCACGGGCCTCAAGGGCGGCGTGGTCGTCGATCTCGAAGCGGCCGAATCCGCGATCCGTCAGGCGGTCCATGCCGCCGAGCGGATGGCGAAGGTCGAGATTCAGTCGGTGATCGTCAACCTCACCGGCGGGCGTCTGGCGTCGGAGCATTTCGAGGCGCACATTCCCGTGCGCGGCGCCGTCGGCTCCGGGGACGTTCACCGCGTTCTCGATGCGGCTTCGAGCTACGATCTGCGCCGCGGCCGGACTGTTCTGCACGCTCTGCCCACCGGCTTCTCGCTCGACCAGCAGCACCACATCGTCGATCCCGCCGGCATGATCGGCGAGCGCCTCGGTGCGGACCTGCACGTGGTCACGTCGGAGGCTGCGGCGGCGCGCAACCTGATGCTTGCCGTCGAACGCTGCCATCTCGGCGTCGAAGCCGTGATCGCGACGCCCTACGCGGCCGGGCTCTCGGCGCTCGTCGACGACGAAGCCGACATGGGCTGCGCCGTGGTCGACATGGGCGGCGGCACCACGAGCGTCGGCATCTTCTCCAACGGGCATCTGGTCCATACCGATGCCATCGCGGTCGGCGGTCATCACGTGACCATGGACATCGCGCGCGGTCTCACGACCCGCGTGTCCGCCGCCGAACGGCTCAAGACTCTCTACGGCTCCGCCATCACGTCGAGCGCGGATGACCGGGACATGATCGCGGTGCCGCAGGTCGATGAGGACGAACGGGACGTTCCGAATCATCTGCCGAAATCGCACCTCGTTCGCATCATCAAGCCGCGGGTCGAGGAAGTTCTCGAACTCGTGCGCGACCGGTTGAAAGGTGCGGGCTTCGCGGCCCAGGCCGGACGGCGGGTCGTGCTGACGGGCGGCGCAAGCCAGCTCGTCGGGCTGCCGGAAACGGCGCGCCGCATCTTGCAGGGCCAGGTTCGTGTCGGGCGTCCGCTCGGCATCAAGGGTCTGCCTGAAGCGGCAAAGGGCCCCGCCTTTTCGGCGGTGGTCGGCCTCCTGGTTTATCCGCAGGTGGCACACATCGAGTATTTCGAGCCGCGGTCCAGCGGCTTGTTTCAGAGTACGGGAACCGACGGCTACTTCTCGCGAGTGGGCCGGTGGATTCGCGAGAGTTTTTAA